The Halorientalis sp. IM1011 genome window below encodes:
- a CDS encoding redoxin domain-containing protein, which translates to MSESGDTAPTFSATLGTSDHESFALEDRLGDGPVVLAFFPGAFTPPCTNEMVALQERLDDFRDAGATVLGVSADSPFSQGAFREEHGIEFDLVSDMSGEAIRAYDLEMDIEDLGLHGIANRSVFVLDDDGEITYSWTADDPTNEPDYDDLLDAVRSA; encoded by the coding sequence CCGAATCCGGAGACACCGCACCGACCTTTTCGGCGACGCTCGGCACGAGTGACCACGAATCGTTCGCGCTTGAAGACCGACTGGGTGACGGGCCTGTCGTCCTCGCCTTTTTCCCGGGCGCGTTCACGCCACCGTGTACCAACGAGATGGTCGCCCTGCAGGAGCGACTCGACGACTTCCGCGACGCTGGCGCGACCGTCCTCGGGGTGAGCGCCGACTCGCCGTTCTCGCAGGGCGCGTTCCGCGAGGAGCACGGGATCGAGTTCGACCTCGTGAGCGACATGTCCGGCGAGGCCATCCGCGCGTACGACCTCGAGATGGACATCGAGGACCTCGGCCTGCACGGCATCGCCAACCGATCGGTGTTCGTCCTCGACGACGACGGTGAGATCACCTACAGCTGGACCGCCGACGACCCGACGAACGAACCCGACTACGACGACCTCCTCGACGCCGTCCGATCCGCGTAG
- a CDS encoding putative zinc-binding protein, producing MTASYDDLPLVYSCSGCSSAAQMANDLAVRLDRERVAEMSCIAGVGGDVGPLVDTATSGRPMLVIDGCPLECARESLEQHDVTPNRHVNLAKQGVPKEYHTDYDEERAAVLFEDLVETVEDMEAPA from the coding sequence ATGACAGCGAGTTACGACGACCTGCCGCTCGTTTACTCCTGCTCGGGGTGTTCGAGCGCCGCACAGATGGCGAACGACCTCGCCGTGCGACTCGACCGCGAACGCGTCGCGGAGATGTCCTGTATCGCCGGCGTCGGTGGCGACGTGGGCCCGCTCGTCGACACCGCGACCTCGGGCCGCCCGATGCTGGTCATCGACGGCTGTCCACTGGAGTGTGCCCGCGAGAGTCTCGAACAGCACGACGTGACGCCGAACCGCCACGTGAACCTCGCCAAACAGGGGGTGCCCAAGGAGTACCACACGGACTACGACGAGGAACGGGCCGCTGTGCTGTTCGAGGACCTCGTCGAGACAGTCGAGGACATGGAAGCCCCCGCCTGA
- a CDS encoding DUF2249 domain-containing protein has product MADHQLDLREIPPPQRHPKIFDAFEDLERGEALTLVNDHEPTPLYHQMAAEVDSFDAEAYTVDRVGPNEFVATLPKK; this is encoded by the coding sequence ATGGCCGACCATCAACTCGACCTCCGTGAGATCCCGCCGCCACAGCGACATCCGAAGATCTTCGACGCGTTCGAGGACCTGGAACGCGGCGAGGCATTGACGCTGGTCAACGACCACGAACCGACGCCGCTGTACCACCAGATGGCTGCCGAAGTCGACTCCTTCGACGCCGAGGCGTACACCGTCGACCGCGTCGGTCCGAACGAGTTCGTCGCGACGCTCCCGAAGAAGTAG